One part of the Mycobacterium marinum genome encodes these proteins:
- a CDS encoding AAA family ATPase, translating into MKLHRLVLTNYRGIAHREIEFPDHGVVVVCGANEIGKSSMIEALDLLLEFKDRSAKKEIKQVKPTNADVGSEVTAEISSGPYRFVYRKRFHKKCETQLTVLAPRREQLTGDEAHERVRAILAETVDTELWRAQRVLQAASTTAVDLSSCDALSRALDIAAAHSATDVALSGAEPVLIERIDAEYSRYFTPTGRPTGEWAATLARLSGAETAVAECAAAVSEVDERISRHGELTRQAAELAPQLAAAGSRLAAARQAADKVAGLKAEAHEAKLVTAAKAATSSASAAAHAERRALCEEIDNRAKALEALQIDAQHAADQRAMASADAQRCDVAVEEATASLTAVQRRAEAARRSLDQIADREQAQRLSARLARIGEVQCDHDRVCAQLSEVTLTEALLKRIESAAASVDRVDGQLALISAAVEFTAAADIELVVGGQRVQLSAGSSWSMTATGPAEVEVPGVLTARITQGATALEAQAKYVAAQEELAVALAAGGVATLAEARSVEQRRRELLGRRDQLSATLAGLCGDEQVDQLRCRLAQLQASQPAEPDLFATDATAARAELEAAEAAGITAGKQCEDQRKLALAASRRLAETSTSATVLQSRLENGRAEVEAATSRLATARAAVSDADLASAADADLHVLQASQRRLAELAEVLDAAEPEAVAAELREAAEIAQSLDERHDAVVAALRDISVELSVFGSEGRQSKLDAAETEREHAASQHARIGRRARAAQLLRSVMTRHRDATRQRYVEPYRMELQRLGRPVFGPTFEVDVGSDLRIRSRTLDDVTVPYESLSGGAKEQLGILARFAGAALVAKEDTVPVVVDDALGFTDPDRLAKMGGVFDTVGTHGQVIVLTCSPDRYDGVAGAHRIDLNL; encoded by the coding sequence ATGAAGTTGCACCGGCTGGTACTGACCAACTACCGCGGGATCGCGCATCGGGAGATCGAGTTCCCAGACCACGGTGTGGTGGTTGTGTGCGGCGCCAACGAGATTGGAAAGTCCTCGATGATCGAGGCTTTGGATCTCCTACTGGAATTCAAGGATCGCTCGGCGAAAAAGGAAATCAAGCAGGTCAAACCGACCAATGCCGACGTCGGATCCGAGGTCACTGCCGAAATAAGCAGTGGTCCTTATCGTTTCGTCTACCGGAAGCGTTTTCACAAGAAGTGTGAAACACAGCTGACGGTGCTGGCGCCTCGTCGCGAACAGTTGACCGGCGACGAAGCCCATGAGCGGGTCCGGGCGATCTTGGCGGAGACGGTGGACACCGAGTTGTGGCGTGCCCAGCGGGTGCTGCAGGCCGCTTCGACCACGGCGGTGGATCTGTCCAGCTGTGATGCGCTTTCCCGCGCGCTCGATATCGCCGCCGCCCATTCGGCCACCGACGTGGCGCTCTCGGGTGCCGAGCCAGTGCTGATTGAACGCATCGATGCCGAGTATTCGCGCTACTTCACCCCAACCGGACGTCCCACCGGCGAATGGGCGGCAACCCTCGCTCGGCTGAGCGGAGCCGAGACTGCGGTAGCGGAGTGCGCCGCGGCGGTATCCGAGGTCGACGAGCGCATCAGTCGCCATGGTGAACTAACTAGGCAGGCAGCCGAATTGGCGCCGCAGTTGGCTGCAGCCGGTTCCCGGCTGGCGGCTGCGCGGCAGGCCGCCGACAAGGTCGCGGGGCTGAAGGCAGAAGCGCATGAGGCCAAGCTCGTCACCGCTGCGAAGGCCGCAACCAGCTCGGCTTCGGCGGCCGCTCATGCTGAACGGCGTGCCCTGTGCGAGGAAATCGACAATCGCGCCAAGGCGCTCGAGGCCCTGCAAATCGATGCGCAGCACGCCGCCGACCAGCGGGCGATGGCGAGCGCCGATGCGCAGCGGTGCGACGTCGCGGTCGAGGAAGCCACGGCTAGCCTGACGGCGGTTCAACGCCGTGCCGAAGCCGCCCGGCGCTCTCTCGACCAGATCGCCGACCGCGAACAGGCGCAACGGTTGAGCGCCCGACTGGCCAGGATCGGAGAGGTCCAGTGTGACCATGACCGGGTCTGCGCCCAGCTATCCGAGGTGACACTTACCGAGGCGCTGCTGAAACGAATCGAATCCGCTGCGGCGAGCGTGGATCGGGTGGACGGGCAACTCGCGTTGATTTCCGCGGCGGTGGAGTTCACTGCGGCCGCCGACATCGAGCTGGTGGTTGGCGGTCAACGGGTGCAGTTGTCGGCGGGTTCGAGTTGGTCGATGACGGCCACCGGCCCCGCGGAGGTCGAGGTCCCCGGGGTCCTGACGGCGCGGATCACCCAGGGGGCGACCGCGCTGGAGGCGCAGGCCAAATATGTTGCAGCACAAGAAGAACTTGCGGTGGCATTGGCCGCGGGCGGCGTGGCAACCTTGGCGGAGGCCCGATCGGTCGAACAGCGCCGCCGCGAACTGTTGGGGCGCCGCGACCAGTTGAGCGCCACCCTGGCCGGGCTGTGTGGTGACGAGCAGGTAGACCAACTCCGCTGCCGGCTTGCACAGCTGCAGGCCAGCCAGCCCGCTGAGCCCGATCTGTTTGCGACCGATGCCACGGCTGCCCGCGCCGAACTCGAGGCGGCCGAGGCCGCCGGGATAACGGCCGGCAAGCAGTGCGAGGATCAGCGCAAGCTTGCTCTCGCGGCAAGCCGGCGTCTCGCCGAAACCTCTACTTCGGCCACGGTTTTGCAGAGCAGGCTGGAAAACGGGCGGGCCGAAGTCGAAGCGGCCACCTCGCGGCTGGCTACCGCGCGGGCCGCGGTTAGCGATGCCGACCTCGCGTCGGCGGCCGATGCCGATCTGCACGTGCTGCAGGCGTCGCAGCGTCGACTCGCCGAACTGGCCGAAGTGCTGGACGCGGCCGAGCCCGAGGCGGTAGCCGCCGAGCTACGGGAAGCCGCCGAGATCGCGCAGTCACTGGATGAGCGCCACGATGCCGTTGTCGCCGCGCTGCGCGACATCAGCGTCGAACTCTCGGTGTTCGGCAGCGAAGGTCGGCAGAGCAAGCTTGATGCGGCAGAGACCGAACGTGAGCATGCCGCTAGTCAGCACGCCCGCATCGGACGCCGCGCCAGAGCCGCCCAGCTGTTGCGATCGGTGATGACACGGCATCGCGATGCCACCCGACAGCGCTACGTCGAGCCCTATCGAATGGAGCTACAGCGACTCGGGCGCCCGGTGTTCGGGCCCACGTTCGAGGTCGATGTCGGTAGCGATCTACGGATCCGCAGCCGGACTCTCGACGATGTCACGGTGCCTTACGAGTCGTTGTCCGGCGGCGCCAAAGAGCAGCTCGGCATATTGGCCCGGTTTGCGGGCGCGGCGCTGGTGGCCAAGGAGGACACCGTTCCGGTGGTGGTAGACGATGCGCTGGGATTCACCGATCCAGACCGCCTGGCCAAGATGGGGGGAGTGTTCGATACCGTGGGAACCCATGGTCAGGTGATCGTGCTGACGTGCAGCCCTGACCGATACGACGGTGTCGCCGGCGCGCACCGGATCGATCTGAATCTTTAG
- a CDS encoding metallophosphoesterase family protein has protein sequence MRFLHTADWQLGMTRHFLAGDAQPRYSAARRDAVAGLGALAAEVGAEFVVVAGDVFEHNQLTPQVISQSLEAMRAIGVPVYLLPGNHDPLDASSVYTGALFRTECPDNVVVLDRCGSHQVRPGVELVAAPWRSKAPTTDLVADVLAGLSEGAGTRVLVAHGGVDALDPDPGKPSLIRLAGLEDAVARGMLHYVALGDKHSLTQVGGSGRVWYSGSPEVTNFDDVESDPGHVLVVDIDETDPCRPVSVTARRVGCWRFVTLRREVDTSRDIADLDLNLDLMTDKDRTVVRLALTGSLTVTDRAALDACLDRYARLFAWLGLWERHTDLAVIPADGEFSDLGIGGFAAAAVDELVATARSGADGSAVDAQAALALLLRLTDRGAA, from the coding sequence ATGCGATTCCTGCACACCGCCGACTGGCAGCTGGGCATGACCCGCCACTTTCTCGCCGGTGACGCGCAGCCGCGCTATTCGGCTGCGCGCCGCGATGCGGTGGCCGGTCTGGGGGCGCTGGCTGCCGAGGTGGGTGCCGAGTTCGTGGTTGTGGCCGGTGACGTCTTCGAACACAATCAGCTCACGCCCCAGGTCATCAGCCAGTCCTTGGAGGCCATGCGCGCCATCGGTGTTCCGGTCTACCTGCTTCCGGGCAATCACGACCCGCTGGACGCTTCTTCGGTATACACCGGCGCACTGTTTCGTACTGAATGTCCAGACAACGTTGTCGTTCTCGATCGCTGCGGTAGTCACCAAGTGCGTCCGGGAGTGGAGCTTGTCGCCGCTCCGTGGCGGTCCAAGGCTCCCACCACCGATCTTGTCGCCGACGTGTTGGCGGGACTGTCCGAAGGGGCTGGCACCCGGGTGCTGGTCGCCCACGGGGGAGTCGATGCGCTGGACCCGGATCCCGGCAAGCCCTCGCTGATCCGGCTCGCTGGGCTCGAGGACGCGGTGGCGCGAGGAATGTTGCACTATGTGGCGCTCGGGGACAAGCATTCGCTGACTCAGGTTGGTGGCAGCGGCAGGGTGTGGTACTCGGGATCGCCGGAAGTCACCAACTTCGACGACGTCGAATCTGACCCCGGCCACGTCCTCGTCGTCGACATTGACGAAACCGACCCGTGCCGCCCGGTCTCGGTGACAGCCAGGCGGGTCGGCTGCTGGCGGTTTGTCACACTGCGCCGGGAAGTGGACACCAGCCGCGACATTGCCGACCTCGATCTGAATCTGGATCTGATGACCGACAAGGACCGCACCGTGGTGCGGTTGGCCCTGACCGGTTCGTTGACCGTCACCGACCGTGCCGCGCTGGATGCGTGCCTGGACAGGTATGCGCGGTTGTTCGCCTGGCTGGGCCTGTGGGAACGCCACACCGACCTGGCCGTGATTCCGGCGGATGGTGAGTTCAGCGACCTCGGCATCGGCGGTTTCGCTGCGGCCGCCGTTGACGAGTTGGTCGCAACCGCGCGTTCGGGTGCCGACGGATCCGCAGTCGATGCTCAGGCGGCGTTGGCTCTGCTGCTGCGGCTCACAGATCGGGGCGCGGCATGA